The proteins below come from a single Crossiella sp. CA-258035 genomic window:
- a CDS encoding phytoene/squalene synthase family protein, with translation MYLDSRALDAAGVENKVLRESYEFCRRLLITMEGRSFWAANLLFPPLKRPHMCAIYGLARYADQIVDSGDPRHRAEEFETWSSRLLSDLRSGVGGDPIGRALGHTMHTWGIALADVENFLNGMRMDLTISEYQDFADLDRYLEAVDGSMARMILPILEPLDPAATAHTIATSKAMQLTNFLRDISKDYRRLGRCYLPLADLARFGVPRADLGARTTSPALRELVRFEIARTREFWALGAAGVDHLHPSSRQASRLATALYSGILDEIERRDYEVLDTRAKVSTRRKAALVLREYLPAPRSQAA, from the coding sequence GTGTACCTGGACAGTCGGGCGCTGGACGCGGCCGGGGTCGAGAACAAGGTTCTACGCGAGTCCTACGAGTTCTGCCGTCGGTTGCTGATCACCATGGAGGGCCGGTCGTTCTGGGCGGCCAACCTGCTCTTCCCGCCGCTCAAGCGACCGCACATGTGCGCCATCTACGGCCTGGCCCGCTACGCCGACCAGATCGTGGACAGCGGCGATCCGCGGCACCGGGCCGAGGAGTTCGAGACCTGGAGCTCCCGGCTGCTGAGCGACCTGCGCTCCGGGGTGGGCGGCGACCCGATCGGCCGAGCCCTCGGCCACACCATGCACACCTGGGGTATCGCGCTGGCTGATGTGGAGAACTTCCTCAACGGCATGCGGATGGACCTGACCATCTCCGAGTACCAGGACTTCGCCGACCTGGACCGCTACCTGGAGGCGGTGGACGGGTCCATGGCGCGGATGATCCTGCCCATCCTGGAGCCGCTGGACCCGGCCGCCACCGCGCACACCATCGCGACCAGCAAGGCCATGCAGCTGACCAACTTCCTGCGCGACATCAGCAAGGACTACCGCAGGCTGGGCCGCTGCTACCTGCCGCTGGCGGACCTGGCGCGCTTCGGTGTGCCGCGCGCGGACCTGGGCGCGCGCACCACCAGCCCGGCGCTGCGCGAGCTGGTCCGGTTCGAGATCGCCCGCACCCGGGAGTTCTGGGCGCTGGGCGCGGCCGGGGTGGACCACCTGCACCCCAGCAGCCGCCAGGCCTCCCGGCTGGCCACCGCGCTGTACTCCGGGATCCTGGACGAGATCGAGCGCCGCGACTACGAGGTGCTCGACACCAGGGCGAAGGTGAGCACCCGGCGCAAGGCCGCGCTGGTGCTGCGGGAGTACCTGCCCGCGCCGCGGTCCCAGGCGGCCTGA
- a CDS encoding siderophore-interacting protein encodes MSTEALDRSTIRPYTIFHVAVRRVVRLSPSVRLITFCGPDLAGFASGGNDQRCKVFFPRPERADFRLPARGGDWYQEYLDIDPDIRPPMRSYTIRRHDPERAEVDIEFVLHGETGPASAWALRAAPGDRAAICGPDARHFPVLGNEFHPPADTDFRLLAGDETALPAMMSIVEALGPGERAVVFAEVPDPGDARPLDTLGEVAISWLPRQPGAAVGQALLAAVRAAELPAGLPYAWIAGESELVKQLRRHLVRDRGLDKRRIYFSGYWRHGGVLE; translated from the coding sequence GTGAGCACTGAGGCGCTGGACCGGTCGACGATCCGTCCGTACACCATCTTCCACGTCGCGGTGCGGCGCGTGGTCCGGCTCTCGCCCAGCGTCCGCCTGATCACCTTCTGCGGACCGGACCTCGCCGGCTTCGCCAGCGGCGGCAACGACCAGCGCTGCAAGGTCTTCTTCCCGCGCCCCGAGCGCGCCGACTTCCGGCTGCCCGCCCGCGGCGGCGACTGGTACCAGGAGTACCTGGACATCGACCCGGACATCCGCCCGCCGATGCGCTCCTACACCATCCGGCGGCACGATCCCGAGCGCGCCGAGGTCGACATCGAGTTCGTGCTGCACGGCGAGACCGGCCCCGCCTCGGCCTGGGCGCTGCGCGCCGCGCCGGGCGACCGGGCGGCCATCTGCGGGCCGGACGCGCGGCACTTCCCGGTGCTGGGCAACGAGTTCCACCCGCCGGCCGACACAGACTTCCGGCTGCTGGCCGGGGACGAGACCGCGCTGCCCGCGATGATGTCCATTGTGGAGGCTCTCGGGCCCGGTGAGCGCGCGGTGGTCTTCGCCGAGGTGCCCGACCCCGGCGACGCGCGTCCGCTGGACACCCTGGGTGAGGTCGCCATCAGCTGGTTGCCGCGGCAACCAGGCGCCGCGGTGGGGCAGGCGCTGCTGGCCGCGGTGCGCGCCGCCGAGCTGCCCGCCGGGCTGCCGTACGCCTGGATCGCGGGGGAGAGCGAGCTGGTCAAACAGCTGCGCAGGCACCTGGTCCGGGACCGCGGCCTGGACAAGCGGCGGATCTACTTCTCCGGCTACTGGCGGCACGGCGGTGTGCTGGAGTGA
- a CDS encoding MarR family transcriptional regulator produces MPEELPAERSQLIDSLMAAQRQLRALAASDHGNPLFSINLTMQQLRLLLVVSIQGPRSSQELTHELKVSPATVTGLVDRLVAHGYVQRREDPNDRRIRRIEPTKEGHELIARLDDAGSTHFRGLLDRLDAEDLLALDRVIRRLVELAHEEKGTSP; encoded by the coding sequence TTGCCGGAGGAGTTGCCTGCGGAGCGGTCGCAGCTGATCGACTCCCTGATGGCCGCCCAGCGGCAGCTGCGCGCGCTGGCGGCCTCCGACCACGGCAACCCGCTGTTCTCGATCAACCTGACCATGCAGCAGCTGCGGCTGTTGCTGGTGGTGTCCATCCAGGGCCCCCGTTCCAGCCAGGAACTGACCCATGAGCTGAAGGTCAGCCCTGCCACCGTGACCGGGCTGGTGGACCGTCTGGTGGCACACGGCTACGTCCAACGTCGTGAGGATCCCAACGACCGGCGCATCCGGCGCATCGAACCCACGAAAGAGGGACACGAGCTGATCGCCCGGCTGGATGATGCGGGTTCCACCCACTTCCGCGGCTTGCTGGACCGGCTCGACGCCGAGGACCTGCTGGCCCTGGACCGGGTCATCCGCCGCCTGGTGGAGCTGGCCCACGAGGAGAAGGGGACCTCACCGTGA
- a CDS encoding cytochrome P450, which produces MSRHVLAMLRDPYRELTRLHRERGPVVQTGFPPLRFTYLLGPEANQFVFANSGLFRWREAFQTLVPVGGETALIVSDGEPHRRRRRLVQPAFHHRHIQAHAELMRANADAELDTWRPGQVVDVYQAFRAVVRRSTIQALFGPRLAADEPELGRLLQIGLDLVERPPLMQQLAPLARRRAARARAEVADRVRAEIARRDRDPEAGDVLALLVAARDEDGAGLSETEVVDQVISLIAAGYDTTSAAMSWVIYELVRDPVALARAKESADYREWAVNEALRLYPPAVISARKPVREFDYAGHRIRADGLVIISPYVTHRLPELFADPLRFDPERWDPARPGYRKPGPHEFLPFSGGAHRCIGASFATMELTVLLDRLLQRAELDPPAEPVRPVTLTAMRPQGGLRLRVRSLA; this is translated from the coding sequence ATGTCCCGCCACGTGCTAGCCATGCTGCGCGACCCCTACCGCGAGCTGACGCGCCTGCACCGGGAGCGGGGTCCGGTGGTCCAGACCGGGTTCCCGCCGCTGCGCTTCACCTACCTGCTGGGGCCCGAGGCGAACCAGTTCGTCTTCGCCAACTCCGGGCTGTTCCGCTGGCGCGAGGCATTCCAGACCCTGGTGCCGGTCGGCGGGGAGACCGCGCTGATCGTCAGCGACGGCGAGCCGCACCGGCGCAGGCGGCGGCTGGTCCAGCCCGCCTTCCACCACCGCCACATCCAGGCGCACGCCGAGCTGATGCGGGCCAACGCCGACGCCGAGCTGGACACCTGGCGGCCCGGCCAGGTGGTCGACGTCTACCAGGCCTTCCGCGCGGTGGTCCGCCGCAGCACCATCCAGGCCCTGTTCGGCCCGCGCCTGGCCGCCGACGAACCGGAGCTGGGCAGGCTGCTGCAGATCGGCCTGGACCTGGTGGAGCGCCCGCCGCTGATGCAGCAGCTGGCCCCGCTGGCCCGCCGCCGCGCGGCCAGGGCGCGGGCCGAAGTGGCCGACCGGGTGCGCGCGGAGATCGCCCGCCGGGACCGGGACCCCGAGGCGGGCGACGTGCTGGCCCTGCTGGTCGCGGCCAGGGACGAGGACGGCGCGGGCCTGTCCGAGACCGAGGTGGTGGACCAGGTGATCAGCCTGATCGCCGCCGGGTACGACACCACCAGCGCGGCCATGTCCTGGGTGATCTACGAGCTGGTCCGGGACCCGGTGGCGCTGGCGCGGGCGAAGGAGTCAGCCGACTACCGGGAATGGGCGGTCAACGAGGCCCTGCGGCTGTACCCGCCCGCGGTGATCAGCGCCCGCAAACCGGTGCGCGAGTTCGACTACGCCGGGCACCGGATCCGCGCCGACGGCCTGGTCATCATCAGCCCCTACGTCACCCACCGGCTGCCCGAGCTGTTCGCCGACCCGCTGCGCTTCGACCCGGAGCGGTGGGACCCGGCGCGCCCCGGCTACCGCAAGCCGGGGCCGCACGAGTTCCTGCCCTTCAGCGGCGGCGCGCACCGGTGCATCGGCGCCAGCTTCGCCACCATGGAGCTGACCGTGCTGCTGGACCGGCTGCTCCAGCGCGCCGAGCTGGACCCACCTGCCGAGCCGGTCCGGCCGGTCACGCTGACCGCGATGCGCCCCCAGGGCGGCCTGCGGCTGCGGGTGCGCTCACTGGCCTGA
- a CDS encoding efflux RND transporter permease subunit, translated as MTSLARLSLANRALIALIAIVAAAFGAFAIPSLKQELLPSLEFPAATVVASYPGSSPELVEDQVSIPVENAVRGINGVDKVTSTSREGSSTVQVQFQYGTVVSDAVNDIQQALNRIGKQLPQDVEPEVIVGSTDSLPAVVLAASADGELRDLAQKLDRSVVPELQRLPGVREATITGAPKQVVTITPDTAKLLAAGLAPTSVAEALRANGISIPAGSITDGDKSLSVQVGQQLGSLKDLQNLYLTPSAGGAGGAGGGGGPGGAANRAPKPVKLGEVAAVKESQAPASSLTRTNGKESLGISVTLSPDGNAVDVSHAVRDKLGSLAESVGGNAKLDVVFDQAPFVEKSVEGLTTEGALGLGFAVIIILIFLLSIRSTLVTAVSIPLSLVIALIVLWTGDLSLNMLTLGALTIAVGRVVDDSIVVLENIKRHLGYGEEKREAVLDGVREVAGAVTSSTLTTVAVFLPIAFTSGMVGELFAPFALTVTVALLASLLVALTIIPVLAYWFLKPSVLPEDEEEAREVLRAQVEKERRGFMQRMYVPILRWVTKRRWLTVIAAVLVFGGTLALVPQLQTNFLDSSGQNTIALQQKLPIGSSLQATDAAAKKVEEVLKDTPEVKTYQVNVGSAGGFAAFGGGGGSNSASYSVTLKDDVDTPAVEKKLRERTNELSGAGDITVGAGGGGGGGLGSTNLEVNVQASDPGALRTAADQVTDTVRSISGVTDVASDLGDSAPRVQVTLDREAAGKAGLSDQSVGQLLGQAFRGATVGQISVDGKRQDVQLSGGAAPENLNQIKAYQLLTAAGPVRLDSVAEVKQVDAPVQIKRINGSRSATVKATPVGQNLGEVTTQLRQKLDALKLPGGANYTIGGVSAEQQKAFSDLGLALLVAIAIVFVIMVATFQSLVQPLILLVSIPFAATGAIGLLLITGKALGVPALIGMLMLVGIVVTNAIVLIDLMNQYRRDGLSVREAVIEGGRHRLRPIVMTAAATIFALIPMALGLTGGGGFISQPLAIVVIGGLVSSTVLTLLLVPTLYTMVENVKQRRQDRRATDEKFAHMS; from the coding sequence ATGACTTCGCTGGCCAGGCTGAGCCTCGCCAACCGGGCGCTGATCGCGCTGATCGCGATAGTCGCGGCGGCATTCGGGGCGTTCGCCATCCCGTCTCTGAAACAGGAGCTGCTGCCCTCGCTGGAGTTCCCGGCGGCGACCGTGGTGGCCAGCTACCCCGGTTCCTCGCCGGAGCTGGTCGAGGACCAGGTGAGCATCCCGGTCGAGAACGCGGTGCGCGGGATCAACGGGGTGGACAAGGTCACCTCCACCTCGCGCGAGGGCTCCTCGACGGTGCAGGTGCAGTTCCAGTACGGCACCGTGGTCAGCGACGCGGTCAACGACATCCAGCAGGCGCTGAACCGGATCGGCAAGCAGCTGCCGCAGGACGTCGAGCCGGAGGTCATCGTCGGCTCCACCGACAGCCTGCCCGCGGTGGTGCTGGCCGCCTCGGCCGACGGCGAGCTGCGCGACCTGGCGCAGAAGCTGGACCGCAGCGTGGTGCCCGAGTTGCAGCGGCTGCCGGGGGTGCGCGAGGCCACGATCACCGGCGCGCCCAAGCAGGTCGTCACCATCACCCCGGACACCGCCAAGCTGCTGGCGGCAGGACTCGCCCCGACCTCGGTAGCGGAAGCCTTGCGCGCCAACGGGATCTCCATCCCGGCCGGGTCCATCACCGACGGCGACAAGTCACTGTCGGTCCAGGTCGGCCAGCAGCTCGGCTCGCTCAAGGACCTGCAGAACCTCTACCTCACGCCGAGCGCGGGCGGCGCCGGTGGCGCGGGCGGCGGTGGCGGGCCCGGTGGCGCGGCCAACCGCGCGCCGAAGCCGGTCAAGCTCGGCGAGGTGGCCGCGGTCAAGGAGAGCCAGGCCCCGGCCAGCTCGCTGACCCGCACCAACGGCAAGGAAAGCCTCGGCATCTCGGTCACCCTGTCCCCGGACGGCAACGCCGTCGACGTCTCGCACGCGGTGCGGGACAAGCTGGGCAGCCTGGCCGAGTCGGTCGGCGGCAACGCCAAGCTGGACGTGGTCTTCGACCAGGCGCCGTTCGTGGAGAAGTCGGTGGAGGGCCTGACCACCGAGGGCGCGCTCGGCCTGGGCTTCGCGGTCATCATCATCCTGATCTTCCTGCTGTCCATCCGCTCCACCCTGGTCACCGCGGTCTCGATCCCGCTGTCCCTGGTGATCGCGCTGATCGTGCTGTGGACCGGCGACCTGTCGCTGAACATGCTCACCCTCGGCGCGCTCACCATCGCGGTCGGCCGGGTGGTGGACGACTCGATCGTGGTGCTGGAGAACATCAAACGACATCTGGGCTACGGCGAGGAAAAACGCGAGGCGGTGCTCGACGGCGTGCGCGAGGTGGCCGGCGCGGTCACCTCCTCCACGCTGACCACGGTCGCGGTGTTCCTGCCGATCGCCTTCACCAGCGGCATGGTCGGCGAGCTGTTCGCCCCGTTCGCGCTCACCGTCACGGTGGCCCTGCTGGCCTCGCTGCTGGTCGCGCTGACCATCATCCCGGTGCTGGCCTACTGGTTCCTCAAGCCCAGCGTGCTGCCCGAGGACGAGGAAGAGGCCCGCGAGGTGCTGCGGGCGCAGGTGGAGAAGGAACGCCGCGGCTTCATGCAGCGGATGTACGTGCCGATCCTGCGCTGGGTCACCAAACGCCGCTGGCTCACCGTGATCGCCGCGGTGCTGGTCTTCGGCGGCACCCTGGCCCTGGTCCCGCAGCTGCAGACCAACTTCCTGGACTCCTCCGGCCAGAACACCATCGCCCTGCAACAGAAACTGCCCATCGGCAGCAGCCTGCAGGCCACCGACGCCGCGGCCAAGAAGGTCGAGGAGGTGCTCAAGGACACCCCCGAGGTCAAGACCTACCAGGTCAACGTCGGCTCGGCGGGCGGCTTCGCGGCCTTCGGCGGCGGCGGTGGCAGCAACTCCGCGAGCTACTCGGTGACGCTCAAGGACGATGTGGACACTCCCGCGGTGGAGAAGAAGCTGCGCGAGCGCACCAACGAGCTCAGCGGCGCCGGTGACATCACCGTCGGCGCGGGCGGTGGCGGCGGTGGCGGCCTCGGCTCGACCAACCTCGAGGTCAACGTGCAGGCCTCCGACCCCGGCGCGCTGCGCACCGCGGCCGACCAGGTCACCGACACCGTGCGGAGCATCAGCGGGGTCACCGACGTGGCCAGCGACCTCGGCGACAGCGCCCCGCGGGTGCAGGTCACCCTGGACCGGGAGGCCGCGGGCAAGGCCGGGCTCAGCGACCAGTCGGTGGGCCAGCTGCTCGGGCAGGCATTCCGGGGCGCCACGGTCGGCCAGATCTCGGTGGACGGCAAGCGGCAGGACGTGCAGCTCAGCGGCGGCGCCGCGCCGGAGAACCTGAACCAGATCAAGGCATACCAGCTGCTCACCGCGGCCGGTCCGGTCCGGCTGGACTCGGTGGCCGAGGTCAAGCAGGTGGACGCCCCGGTGCAGATCAAGCGCATCAACGGTTCCCGCAGCGCCACGGTGAAGGCCACCCCGGTCGGCCAGAACCTGGGCGAGGTGACCACCCAGCTGCGCCAGAAGCTGGACGCGCTCAAGCTGCCCGGCGGCGCAAACTACACCATCGGCGGCGTCAGCGCGGAGCAGCAGAAGGCGTTCTCCGACCTGGGTCTGGCCCTGCTGGTCGCGATCGCCATCGTGTTCGTGATCATGGTGGCCACCTTCCAGAGCCTGGTCCAGCCGCTGATCCTGCTGGTCTCCATCCCGTTCGCGGCCACCGGCGCGATCGGCCTGCTGCTCATCACCGGCAAGGCCCTCGGCGTCCCGGCGCTGATCGGCATGCTGATGCTGGTCGGCATCGTGGTGACCAACGCGATCGTGCTGATCGACCTGATGAACCAGTACCGCAGGGACGGCCTGAGCGTGCGGGAGGCCGTCATCGAGGGCGGGCGGCACCGCCTGCGCCCCATCGTGATGACCGCGGCCGCCACGATCTTCGCGCTGATCCCGATGGCGCTGGGCCTCACCGGCGGCGGCGGGTTCATCTCCCAGCCGCTGGCCATCGTGGTGATCGGCGGGCTGGTGTCCTCCACGGTGCTGACCCTGCTGCTGGTGCCGACGCTCTACACCATGGTGGAGAACGTCAAGCAGCGCAGGCAGGACCGGCGGGCCACGGACGAGAAGTTCGCGCACATGAGCTGA
- a CDS encoding MerR family transcriptional regulator, with product MYLSVTPPRQVKIGDAAAFAGTTPRAIRHYHQIGLLPEPERGGDGRRRYGYHDMIRLLWIRKIAEAGIRLDDMRAAFDDTRDIEENLGRLAETLAAQEADLRRQRMAVQRLRAVGNPLGLLSDLVTDRLSHLPPGALRPADLDALLVTERIFGPLAAAIQASAFIVLATHPGLRAEEDRLDAAEAALDDGVEPDDPRVEALAIQRYHHHKALGRAIEAAGLDTAEEELFEIHGDLDEQHDRRMSAFEAITKMPYDFSPARLRCIERAGQLLGQDLADSP from the coding sequence ATGTACCTCTCCGTCACGCCGCCCCGTCAGGTCAAGATCGGTGATGCCGCCGCCTTCGCCGGAACCACCCCACGCGCCATCCGCCACTACCACCAGATCGGTCTGCTCCCGGAGCCCGAGCGCGGCGGGGACGGCCGCCGCCGCTACGGCTACCACGACATGATTCGCCTGCTGTGGATCCGCAAGATAGCCGAGGCCGGCATCAGGCTCGACGACATGCGGGCCGCGTTCGACGACACCCGGGACATCGAGGAGAACCTGGGCCGCCTGGCGGAGACCCTGGCCGCCCAGGAGGCCGACCTCAGACGTCAGCGCATGGCCGTCCAGCGCCTGCGGGCCGTGGGCAACCCACTCGGGCTGCTGTCGGACCTGGTGACCGACCGGCTCAGCCACCTGCCCCCAGGCGCGCTGCGCCCCGCCGACCTGGACGCCCTGCTGGTCACGGAACGGATCTTCGGCCCGCTGGCCGCCGCCATCCAGGCCAGCGCGTTCATCGTGCTGGCCACCCACCCCGGCCTGCGGGCTGAGGAAGACCGGCTCGACGCGGCTGAGGCCGCCCTCGATGACGGCGTCGAGCCCGATGACCCGCGCGTGGAAGCACTCGCCATCCAGCGCTACCACCACCACAAGGCCCTGGGGCGGGCCATCGAGGCCGCCGGGCTGGACACGGCCGAGGAGGAGCTCTTCGAGATCCACGGCGACCTGGACGAGCAGCACGACCGGCGGATGAGCGCCTTCGAAGCGATCACCAAGATGCCGTACGACTTCTCGCCCGCTCGGCTGCGCTGCATCGAGCGCGCGGGACAACTCCTCGGTCAGGACCTCGCGGACAGCCCCTAG
- a CDS encoding GPP34 family phosphoprotein has translation MNLPEQLYLLACDPERRRVPERDKLGRVLRAAALTDLVLRGGLTDADGRPVTDSVKPTGDQLLDEVLAEVSRDKPRKWRAWVSRNHRPMLKQVQANLARTGAISVRQRRVLGLFPVDEVTVHDAVARERLRERVRGVVIEERTGAAEETALAALAATGELRLVLTARERRQHKTHIKELLAAVGPAGPALRKVIDGLKAAHSAAVHGGGG, from the coding sequence GTGAACCTGCCCGAACAGCTGTACCTGCTGGCCTGTGACCCGGAGCGGCGCCGGGTGCCCGAACGCGACAAGCTCGGCCGGGTGCTGCGCGCCGCCGCCCTGACCGACCTGGTGCTGCGCGGCGGGCTCACCGACGCCGACGGCCGCCCGGTCACCGACTCGGTGAAGCCGACCGGCGACCAGCTCCTGGACGAGGTGCTCGCCGAGGTCAGCCGGGACAAGCCACGCAAGTGGCGGGCCTGGGTGTCCCGCAACCACCGCCCGATGCTCAAGCAGGTGCAGGCAAACCTGGCCCGCACCGGCGCGATCTCGGTCCGGCAGCGGCGGGTGCTGGGACTGTTCCCCGTGGACGAGGTGACGGTGCACGACGCGGTGGCGCGGGAGCGGCTGCGCGAGCGGGTGCGCGGCGTGGTCATCGAGGAGCGCACGGGGGCCGCGGAGGAGACGGCGCTGGCCGCGCTGGCCGCGACCGGGGAGCTGCGGCTGGTGCTCACCGCGCGTGAGCGGCGGCAGCACAAGACGCACATCAAGGAGCTGCTGGCAGCCGTCGGTCCCGCGGGCCCGGCGCTACGCAAGGTGATCGACGGCCTGAAAGCCGCCCACTCCGCCGCCGTCCACGGCGGAGGCGGCTGA
- a CDS encoding Tex family protein, with the protein MTTSIHQRIAEEIGVREGQVRSAVELLDGGSTVPFIARYRKEATGMLDDAQLRTLEERLRYLRELEERRAAVLDSVRSQGKLDEALEAQILAADSKARLEDIYLPFKPKRRTKAMIAREAGLEPLADGLLDNPETDPKAAAAVFVDADKGVADVQAALDGARAILVERFGEDADLIGSLREDMWSRGRLVAKVREGKETDGAKFADYFDFAEPFTKLPSHRILAMFRGEKEEVLDLTLQPEELAEDAPAGPSRFEIAIAAKFGVEDKGRAADKWLTDTVRWAWRTKILVHLGIDLRMRLRQAAEDEAVRVFAANLRDLLLAAPAGTRATMGLDPGFRTGVKVAVVDATGKVVEHATIYPHVPQQRWDESLAVLARLADKHKVELIAIGNGTASRETDKLAGDLIKQFPQLKLTKTTVSEAGASVYSASAYASAELPELDVSIRGAVSIARRLQDPLAELVKIDPKSIGVGQYQHDLSEVKLSRSLDAVVEDCVNAVGVDVNTASAPLLTRVSGIGEGLAENIVLHRDDNGPFRSRSELKKVARLGPKAFEQCAGFLRIPDGDDPLDSSSVHPESYPVVRRIAGAAKLELKELIGNTRVLTSLQPKDFVDDTVGLPTVTDILKELDKPGRDPRPAFQTAVFKEGVEKIADLQPGMILEGQVTNVAAFGAFVDIGVHQDGLVHVSAMSRTFVKDPRDVVKSGDIVRVKVLEVDPARKRISLTLRLEDEPEKSGGNPRESRGGGRPQGGGNRGGGGGGQRGGGGSQRGGSGGGQRRDGGGSGGSGGGMGGAMADALRRAGLDKKLGR; encoded by the coding sequence GTGACCACCTCGATTCATCAGCGGATCGCCGAGGAAATCGGTGTGCGGGAAGGGCAGGTGCGATCGGCGGTCGAGCTGCTCGACGGCGGATCCACCGTGCCGTTCATCGCCCGGTACCGCAAGGAAGCGACCGGCATGCTCGACGACGCGCAGCTGCGCACGCTCGAGGAGCGGTTGCGCTACCTGCGCGAGCTGGAGGAACGGCGCGCCGCCGTGCTCGACTCGGTGCGCAGCCAGGGCAAGCTGGACGAAGCGCTGGAAGCCCAGATCCTCGCCGCGGACTCCAAGGCCCGGCTGGAGGACATCTACCTCCCCTTCAAACCCAAGCGCCGCACCAAGGCGATGATCGCCCGCGAGGCCGGGCTGGAGCCGCTGGCCGACGGCCTGCTGGACAACCCGGAGACCGACCCGAAGGCCGCCGCCGCGGTGTTCGTCGACGCGGACAAGGGCGTGGCCGACGTGCAGGCCGCGCTGGACGGGGCGCGCGCCATCCTGGTCGAGCGCTTCGGCGAGGACGCCGACCTGATCGGCTCGCTGCGTGAGGACATGTGGTCCCGCGGCAGGCTGGTGGCCAAGGTCCGCGAGGGCAAGGAGACCGACGGCGCCAAGTTCGCCGACTACTTCGACTTCGCCGAGCCGTTCACCAAACTGCCCTCGCACCGCATCCTGGCCATGTTCCGCGGCGAGAAGGAGGAGGTCCTCGACCTCACCCTACAACCGGAGGAGCTGGCCGAGGACGCCCCGGCCGGGCCGAGCCGGTTCGAGATCGCCATCGCGGCCAAGTTCGGTGTGGAGGACAAGGGCAGGGCCGCGGACAAGTGGCTCACCGACACCGTGCGCTGGGCCTGGCGCACCAAGATCCTGGTGCACCTGGGCATTGACCTGCGGATGCGGCTGCGCCAGGCCGCCGAGGACGAGGCCGTCCGGGTGTTCGCGGCCAACCTGCGCGACCTGCTGCTGGCCGCACCGGCCGGCACCCGCGCCACCATGGGCCTGGACCCCGGTTTCCGCACCGGCGTGAAGGTCGCGGTGGTCGACGCCACCGGCAAGGTGGTCGAGCACGCCACCATCTACCCGCACGTGCCGCAGCAGCGCTGGGACGAGTCGCTGGCGGTGCTGGCCAGGCTGGCGGACAAGCACAAGGTCGAGCTGATCGCCATCGGCAACGGCACCGCCTCCCGCGAGACCGACAAGCTGGCCGGCGACCTGATCAAGCAGTTCCCGCAGCTCAAGCTGACCAAGACCACGGTCTCGGAAGCGGGCGCCTCGGTCTACTCCGCCTCGGCCTACGCCTCCGCGGAACTGCCCGAGCTGGACGTCTCCATCCGCGGCGCGGTCTCCATCGCCCGCCGCCTGCAGGACCCGCTGGCCGAGCTGGTCAAGATCGACCCGAAGTCCATCGGCGTCGGCCAGTACCAGCACGACCTGTCCGAGGTGAAGCTGTCCCGCTCGCTGGACGCGGTGGTCGAGGACTGCGTGAACGCCGTCGGCGTGGACGTCAACACCGCCTCCGCCCCGCTGCTGACCAGGGTGTCCGGCATCGGCGAGGGCCTGGCCGAGAACATCGTGCTGCACCGCGACGACAACGGCCCGTTCCGCTCCCGCAGCGAGCTGAAGAAGGTGGCCCGGCTGGGCCCCAAGGCCTTCGAGCAGTGCGCGGGCTTCCTGCGCATCCCCGACGGCGACGACCCGCTGGACTCCTCCAGCGTGCACCCGGAGTCCTACCCGGTGGTGCGCCGCATCGCGGGCGCGGCCAAGCTCGAGCTCAAGGAGCTCATCGGCAACACCAGGGTGCTGACCTCCTTGCAGCCCAAGGACTTCGTCGACGACACGGTCGGCCTGCCCACGGTCACCGACATCCTCAAGGAGCTGGACAAGCCCGGCCGCGACCCCCGCCCCGCCTTCCAGACCGCGGTCTTCAAGGAAGGCGTGGAGAAGATCGCCGACCTGCAACCGGGCATGATCCTGGAAGGCCAGGTCACCAACGTCGCGGCCTTCGGCGCCTTCGTCGACATCGGCGTGCACCAGGACGGCCTCGTGCACGTCTCGGCGATGTCCCGCACCTTCGTCAAGGACCCCCGCGACGTGGTCAAGTCCGGCGACATCGTCCGGGTGAAGGTCCTGGAGGTCGACCCGGCCCGCAAGCGCATCTCGCTGACACTGCGGCTGGAGGACGAGCCGGAGAAGAGCGGCGGCAACCCGCGCGAGTCCCGGGGCGGCGGTCGTCCGCAGGGCGGCGGCAACCGCGGCGGCGGCGGTGGCGGCCAGCGCGGCGGTGGCGGTAGTCAGCGCGGCGGCTCCGGTGGCGGCCAGCGTCGCGACGGCGGCGGCTCGGGCGGTTCCGGCGGCGGAATGGGCGGCGCGATGGCCGACGCCCTGCGCCGAGCAGGCCTGGACAAGAAGCTCGGCCGCTAA